In Epinephelus lanceolatus isolate andai-2023 chromosome 16, ASM4190304v1, whole genome shotgun sequence, one DNA window encodes the following:
- the LOC144467439 gene encoding uncharacterized protein LOC144467439, whose product MPRGKSYRRSEAAKWRMAERQLASSDAGASCGTGWCYKVHKRSISEHTGRQHKLVIPVEVPGKTLVLLVGASHLHSLADGIVLMPEDCYTFGVMSTPGACADQLRTEDENAVLPRISDAVCVMAPRNNLTASKTPKQGGIAFGQYLATVCSVWPTAQVFAGTLSHT is encoded by the exons ATGCCCCGTGGCAAGTCCTACCGTCGCTCTGAGGCGGCTAAGTGGAGGATGGCGGAGCGACAGTTGGCCTCCAGTGATGCTGGTGCAT CTTGTGGCACAGGGTGGTGCTACAAAGTGCACAAACGGTCAATTTCTGAGCACACTGGGCGCCAGCATAAATTGGTCATTCCAGTTGAGGTCCCAGGCAAGACG CTTGTTCTTCTTGTAGGGGCGTCCCATCTGCACTCCCTTGCAGATGGGATTGTGCTGATGCCAGAGGATTGCTACACCTTTGGCGTCATGTCCACTCCAGGAGCGTGCGCTGACCAGCTCAGGACTGAGGATGAAAATGCTGTTCTTCCTCGGATCTCTGATGCTGTCTGTGTCATGGCCCCTAGGAACAACCTGACGGCCAGCAAGACGCCTAAGCAAGGAGGCATAGCTTTTGGCCAATACCTGGCCACTGTCTGCAGCGTCTGGCCAACTGCACAG GTCTTCGCTGGGACCTTGTCCCACACTTGA